The sequence below is a genomic window from Longimicrobiales bacterium.
GCCGTACGCGGCCTCGAAACGTTCGAACACGTGTGTTTCGAGGTATACGTTGATCGACAGCACGAGGTACGCGATCACGATCGCCATACCCACGGCGAGGAGCATGTAAGGTGAGAGGCCGAGCCCGACGCCGATCATGATCGTGGAGTACGCGTCGGTAAGGTGGTCGAGATAGAAGCCGTAGCGCGGCCGTTCGATGCTGCGGTAGCGGGCGAGCGTTCCGTCCAGGCTGTCGCCGAACCAGTTCACGACCAGTCCCGCGATCGCGAGCAGCAGCCAGTCCTCGTTCCGGTTCGAAAGCATGTAGCCGGCGCCGACCATCGTAGCGCCGAGAATGCCGATCAGCGTCAGGTGGTCCGGCATCATGCGCGCGGGCAGCCGCGCGGCGAACCAGACGAGTGCCTGCTTCTCGAGCCGCGCGAGAACGAACGTCGCCTGCCGCTGGTGCTCGCCGCTCATGCCGCGCCGCGGATCCGGTGTGTCATGCGACGTCCTTTCAACGCGTCCGTTGCGCTGCTCAGCGTGTCGCACGCGCCTCGACCGAGGCGAGCACGCGGGACAGGAACGCGTCGATCTGCCCGTTGTCGATCCAGCGGGCGACCACGACCAGGTCGTTCACCGGATCGCAGTAGATCAGGTTCGTGCCGTTGCCGAGGTGCGCGAACGCCTGCTCGGGTGCACTCGCGTACAGCTCGCGTCCGGTGTTCAGGAAGAAGTTCATGAACCCGTACGTCGGCTGCGCGGGCGTGGGCGTGCGCGCCATCCTCAGCCACTCCTGCGACAGCAGCTGCCGATCGCCCCACCGACCATCGCGCAGCGTGAGCAGCCCGAAGCGCGCCTGGTCGTATGCGCTGATGAACATGCCGCCACCCCAGTGACCGCCGCCGCTCACCGACTGCACCCGCGTGCCGTCCAGCACGACCCAGGAGTTCTCGTAGCCGTACCAGCGCCAGGTCGGCGACGCACCGATCGGGTCCATCACGTGCTCGCGCAGCACTTCCGGCAGCGGCCGGCGCCACACGTTCAGCGCGGCGAGCGCGAGCACGTTGACGCGCGTGTCGTTGTACTCGTACGCGCTTCCCGGGGCGACCCGCTCGCGTGTCAGCCACGTCGCGGTCTCGCGCGCCGGCCGGTCCGCCCACTCCGGCTTTTCCCAGAGCGTGCCCTCCCAGTCGCTCGTCTGACGCAGCAGGTGGTCCCACGTGATGCGGCGGTTGTGGGGCGTGTCGAACAGGTCGAACGTGCCCGTCGAGCCAAACCGGTTGCGCGCGCTTTCCGCGGCATGCGCAACGCCATCGGCCGACAGCACCGGCGCCATGTAGGAGGCCACCGTGTCGTTCACGTCGCGGATCAGGCCCCGGTCGAACGCGAGCCCGACCACCGTCGACAGGAAGCTCTTGGTCACGCTGAACGTCATGTCCACGCGCGCCGGCTCGCCCCACTCCGCCACGATGTAGCCGTTGCGGATGATCAGCCCGCTCTGCGGGCCCCGCTCCTTGAACGGGCCGACCGCATCGCCGAAGGGCTCGCGACCGAAGGACATGTAATGGGCGAGCTCCAGGTCGCGCGGCGCCGCCGACTCGTGCTCCTGCGCGAAGCGAACCGCCTCCGCCAGCCGGGCCGCGTCCATGCCGACCTGCGCCGGGTCCCGGCGCTCCCACGCGTCGGCAGGCGGGACGTACTGCGCGGCCGCCACCTCGGCGGTCGCCAGGATGAGCGGGAGCACGGTCAGGTGCAGGGCGCGGCGCACGGTGCCTCCTCCGGGATGCTGGGAAACCTCGATAATAGGCGGCTCCGCCAGCAACCGAAACAGCCCCGGGCACCGGCCGGTCGGCCCCGCGCCACGCATGCGCGCGGCCGCGGGCAGCCACTCGCGCGGGCCGGCCCCACACTGGTGGCTCGCCTGAACGTACCACGATCCCCGGATGCACTGGTTTTGGTTACATTGGGAGACTCCCCGCCAGGACCATGCGAAGAGGCAGCTTGGAGCGAGGCACCACGGACGGACCGCTGACCGAGTCGGCGCTCGAGCAGGCGCTCGCGGCGGCGCCCGCCGTCGTGTACATGGGCAGCCTGGCCGACGGGCGGTTCCACCCGACCTGGGTGAGCGCCAACATCCAGACGATTCTCGGCTTCACCCGGGAGCAGGCACTTGCTGCGGGCTGGTGGAAAACGCACGTGCATCCGGATGACGTCCAGCTGGACTGGGTGCGGGAAGCGCGTCGCAGGCCGGAGGGCCGCTGGGACGGGCACTACCGCTTCATCCGCGCGGACGGTTGCGAGATCTGGATCCACGAGCAGGTGAAGTGGGAGCCGGGCCCCGACATCCACACCACGCGCGTGGTCGGCTCGTGGATGGACGTGACGAGCTCGCGGCACCGCGAAGAAGCGCTGGCCGACAGCGAGGAGCGCTTCCGCCAGCTCGTGACGCACATCCCCCAGGTCTTCTGGATCAACGCATACAAGGGCGAGCTGCTCTACGTCAGCCCGTCCTACGAGGAGGTCTGGGGCCGTTCGCAGGCGGAGCTGTACGAGCGGCGCTCATCCTGGCGGGAGTCTCTGCACCCGGAAGACCGCGACCGCGTCGCGCACTTCCTTGCGACGCACGGCGCCTCGGAGTACGAGATCACCTACCGCATCCAGCGGCCCGACGGCGAAGTCCGCTGGATCCGCGACCGCGGCTTTCCCGTTCCCGACTCCACCGGCCGGGTCTACCGCATGGCGGGTATCGCGGAGGACATCACCGAACGCGTTCTTGCGACGCAGCGCGTCGAAGCCGCCGAGCAGCACTACCGCCGGCTGATCACCACCTCGCCGTATGCCGTCTACACGATGGACGTGAACGGCGTCTTCACCGAGCTGAACCCCGCCGCGGAGGTGCTGCTCGGCAGTCCGGCCTCCGTTCTCCTCGGCCGCTCGTTCCTCGAGATCATCGCGCCGGACAGTCGCGACCGGGCGGCGGATGCGTTCCAGCGCATGCTGACAGGCGAGACGGACGACGTCGCGATCCAGCTCGTGGTTCTCACGCCTGACGGCGATCGCCGGGTGCTGTCGGTGGCGGCCACGACGATGCGGGACCGGGGCGTCGTCGAGGGGATGCACGGCATCGCGCGCGACATCACGCACGAGGTCGAGCGCGACCAGCGCATCCGGATGCTCGCGGAAGCGCTGGACCGCCTGCCGGACGCGGTGTGCATCGAGCGCGACGACGGCAGCATCCTGTACTCCAACGACGCCTTCCAGGAGCTCACGGCCACGCGCACCCGGAGCGAGGTGACGGGGCTGCAGGCGCTCCTGGCCGAGAATACGTCCGCCCGCGAGCGGCGCGCGGTTCGCGACGAGCTGGTCAACGACGGGGCGTGGCGCGGCCGCACGTCCATTCCGCGTGGCGACACCACGGTACCGCTCGAGATCGTCGCGCGCCGGATCGAGCTGGGCCTGCACCAGGTCACGATCCTGCTCGCGCGTGACGTGACGGAGCAGGTCGAGCGGGAGCTGCAGCTGCGCCGGACGGAGCGACTGGCGAGCCTCGGCACCCTGGTCGGCGGCGTCGCGCACGAGCTGAACAATCCGCTGACCGCGATCGCGGGATTCGTCGAGCTGATGCTGGCGGAGGAGCGCTCCGCGGATGATCGCGACGCGCTGGAGACGCTCCGTCGCGAGACGGCGCGCGTCGCCAAGATCGTTTCGGACCTGCGGCTGCTCGCGCGTGAGAGCCAGGACGTCCAGAACCGCCGGCTGCAGCCGATCGACGTCAACGACATCATCCAGCACGTCCTGCGCGTGCGCCGCTACGCGCTGGACACGAGCAACATCGAGGTCAGGGCCAATCTCGAGAAGAACCTGCCGCTCGCGCGCGGCGTGCCCAGCGAGATCGAGCAGGTCGTGCTCAACCTGGTCGTGAACGCATCCCACGCACTGGACATGAGCGATCGCCAGGAAAAGGTGCTCACGATCAACAGCGCGGCAACGCGCGCGGGCGTGGCATTCGAGGTGATCGACAACGGCAGCGGCATCCCGGAAAGCGTGGTGGAGCACATCTTCGACCCGTTCTTCACGACCAAGTCGCCGGGTGAGGGCACAGGGCTCGGGCTCAGCCTCGTGCACAGCATCGTCAGCGAGCACGGCGGACGCATCTCCGTCAACAGCATCGAGGGACGCGGCTCCGCGTTCAGTGTGCTGCTGCCGTTCGCGCGGGAAGTCGATGCGACGTCCACGCCGCCGCAGCCACCGGCGCAGCCGCCCTGCACACAGCCGCTCCGCGTGCTGATCGTCGATGATGAGGCCGCGATCCGCCTTGCCCTCGTCCGCCACCTGGAGCGGCGCGGCCACACGGTCGAGACCGCGGAGGACGGTGCGGCTGCACTGGAGCAGATCGCAGCGAGCGGTTTCGACGTGATCCTGTCGGATATCCGGATGCCGGGCATGAGCGGCGACCGGCTGCTCCGCGAGCTGCGCGAGCGCGGCTCCGAGGAGGCGATCCGGCGCCTGGTCTTCATGACGGGGGACCCTGCGAGCGAGGCCGTGCAGCAGGGCGTCGAGCACGCGATCCCGGTGCTCTCGAAGCCCTTCACGCTGCGCGAGATCACCGAGAAGATCGAGGAGCACGCCGCGTCCTCACGCAACTGAAGACGCGGCGCCCTTCCCCCGGGACGTCAGTAGGCGCGGGCCTCGCCGTCGTGGCGCGGGTCCGCGACCGCCACCCAGCGGCCGTCCTCCCGCTTCACGAAATACAGTCGGGCGTAGCCGGGCGCAGGCGGGACCGGGTTGTAGCCCATTTCGCGCGCGTCCTGCAGCACACGTGCGGCAAAGCCGTGCTCGAGCTGCACGCGCGTGCTTTGCGACGACGGGTAGATGCGCGGCATTCGCACCGCGTCCAGCGGGCTCATGTCGTAGTCCAGCAGGTAGACCATCGTCTGCACGATCTCGGTCGGGATGCGGCCGCCGCCCGGCGCGCCGATCACGAGATCGACGTCGTCTCCCTCCATCACGATGGTCGGCGCGATCGTGGTCGTGCGCGTCCGCCAGCGTGCGGGGATCTCCTCCAGCGCCTTCTCGTCGCGGAAGATGTAGCCGCTGTCGTTCAGGAAGAAGCCGTGCACCCATGCACCGCTGCCGAACACCGTGCTGTTGGTCTGCGTGAGTGCTACGGCATTGCCCTCGCCGTCCACCACGGAGAGGTGCGTCGTTTCCCCGGCCGCCTCCGCGTCATCGTCCGCGACGAGTGGCTGACGCGCGACGACCGCGGCATCGGCAGCATCGACCCGGCGGTCAGCGCCCTGCCGACCCGGCGCGTCCGCAGCGCCGGCAACCGCACGGTACGGCTCGAAGCGCTCGCACCCGTTCTCGAGAACGCTGGCGTCGTACTCCTCGGCGGATACCGGCGCAATCGTGTCCGGCGCATTGCCCGCACCGACCAGCGCGGCACGCTGCTGCGCGAATGCAGGCGTGATGCGGCCGCCCGCGTGCAGTGTGCGCCAGCGCGGGTCGTCGTTGGCGCCGCGGTTGTCGGCCATGCCGACGCGCAGTGCGGAGGTGAGGATGTCGAACGCGCGCGCGCTGCGCGTGGGCAGCCCCGCGGACGCGATGTCGTGTGCCTCGAGCAGTTGCAGCGTGTGCAGCACCTGCGCGCCCGTCTGGGGCGGCGGCGCGGACAGCACCTGCCGGCCGCGGTAGTCGATGCACAGCGGCCGCTTCCAGAGCGGCTCGTACTCGGCGAAATCCGCCGCGGTGACGGGATGCCTGCCAGCATTCATGACGCGCACGATGTCCGCGGTCAGCGCGCCGCGGTAGAACGCGTCGGCGCCGTCGCGCGCGATGTGGCGGAGCGCACGCGCGAGCTCCGGGTTGCGCAGCACCGCACCCACGCCGAGCGGTCGCCCCTCCGGGTACATGCGCCGGTATCCCTCGGGAAACCGCGCGAGCTTGGCTGAGTCCGAGCGGATGAAGCCGGCCAGGATCTGGCCGACCGGGAAGCCGTCTTCCGCCAGGCGGATGGCCGGCCCGATCACCTGCTCGCGCGACAGCCGACCGAAGCGCTCGTGCGCGGCGAGCAGCCCGGCGACGTTGCCCGGCACACCGACGATCCGCAGGTCCGCGCCGCCGTCGTAGCCGGTGCGTCCACGGAAGCGCTCGACCGGCTGCATCGCGTAGAAGTCCAGGTACTCCGCACGCTGCACATCGTCCCGCCAGATCAGCATCGAACCGCTGCCGCCGATGCCCGACATCTGCGGCTCGACCACGCCGATCGCGAACGCCGTCGCGACCGCCGCGTCCACGGCATTGCCGCCCGCGCGCAGGACCTCGATGCCGGCCTCACTGGCGAGCGGACTCGCGGACGAGACGGCGCCGTTCACGCCGGCCGCGACACGGCCGGCCTCCGGCGGAGGAACGTCCAGGCTTGCACGCTGCGTGGCAGGAACCGCGCACGCGGTTAGAACGAACAGCCATGCAGTCTTGCGTACTACTGAAATCACCGGCTTCTCCTCATTCGAAAATCGGAAAACACGGCGAGGACGAGCGCTAGCGCTAGCGTAGAGGGGGTCGAGCGCGTGCCCTCACCGCTAGCCCTGGCGCTCGTCCTCGCCCTGATCTGTTACCGCGGCACAGGTACCGGCCCGAGCACCTCCGTCACCTCCAGCACCCGCACCTGCCCGAGGTTCTGCTCCCGGATCTGCTGCTCCACCACCTCGCGATCCCCGACCACGATGATCTCGACGTTGGCGGGATCCACGTACTGCTGCGCAACGCGCTCCACGTCGGCGGCGCTCACGTCCAGGATCCGCTCGATCGTCTCGTCCAGCGTCGACAGCGGCAGCTCGTACAGCAGCGCGTTGCCGGCCTCGGCGGCAATGCCCGACACCGACTGGAACTGCGCGGGATAGCGCATCGCGAGGTAGTTCTTCGCGCGCTCGACCTCCTCCGCCGGGATCGGCTCGCGGATCCCCTCGAGCTCATTGAAGAACTCGCGCAGCGCGGCTCCCGTCACCGCGGTCTGCACCGCGGCCGCGGCCGTGAACGCGCCCGGCGCCGGCAGGAAATCGAACGACGACGATGCGCCGTAGCTGTAGCCGTGCGTCTCACGCAGGTTCTGGTTCAGCCGCGACGTGAACTGTCCGCCGAGGATCGTGTTCATCACCTGCAGCGCGTAGTAGTCCGGACTGGAGCGCGCGGCGCCGATGCGGCCGATGATGATGACCGACTGCGCGGCGCCTGGCTTGTCGACCAGGTGCACCGTGCGCCCCTGCACCTGCGTCGCGTCAGCGACGCGCGCCATCTCGA
It includes:
- a CDS encoding CDP-alcohol phosphatidyltransferase family protein, producing the protein MSGEHQRQATFVLARLEKQALVWFAARLPARMMPDHLTLIGILGATMVGAGYMLSNRNEDWLLLAIAGLVVNWFGDSLDGTLARYRSIERPRYGFYLDHLTDAYSTIMIGVGLGLSPYMLLAVGMAIVIAYLVLSINVYLETHVFERFEAAYGALGPTEVRILLIALNIAALLSIPVRFSVYGLQMTLFDVVGLAIVAGMGMLLSQRVTHNLRVLAAAEPPGRKRKVGDEQAGSDH
- a CDS encoding serine hydrolase, with the protein product MRRALHLTVLPLILATAEVAAAQYVPPADAWERRDPAQVGMDAARLAEAVRFAQEHESAAPRDLELAHYMSFGREPFGDAVGPFKERGPQSGLIIRNGYIVAEWGEPARVDMTFSVTKSFLSTVVGLAFDRGLIRDVNDTVASYMAPVLSADGVAHAAESARNRFGSTGTFDLFDTPHNRRITWDHLLRQTSDWEGTLWEKPEWADRPARETATWLTRERVAPGSAYEYNDTRVNVLALAALNVWRRPLPEVLREHVMDPIGASPTWRWYGYENSWVVLDGTRVQSVSGGGHWGGGMFISAYDQARFGLLTLRDGRWGDRQLLSQEWLRMARTPTPAQPTYGFMNFFLNTGRELYASAPEQAFAHLGNGTNLIYCDPVNDLVVVARWIDNGQIDAFLSRVLASVEARATR
- a CDS encoding PAS domain S-box protein — its product is MERGTTDGPLTESALEQALAAAPAVVYMGSLADGRFHPTWVSANIQTILGFTREQALAAGWWKTHVHPDDVQLDWVREARRRPEGRWDGHYRFIRADGCEIWIHEQVKWEPGPDIHTTRVVGSWMDVTSSRHREEALADSEERFRQLVTHIPQVFWINAYKGELLYVSPSYEEVWGRSQAELYERRSSWRESLHPEDRDRVAHFLATHGASEYEITYRIQRPDGEVRWIRDRGFPVPDSTGRVYRMAGIAEDITERVLATQRVEAAEQHYRRLITTSPYAVYTMDVNGVFTELNPAAEVLLGSPASVLLGRSFLEIIAPDSRDRAADAFQRMLTGETDDVAIQLVVLTPDGDRRVLSVAATTMRDRGVVEGMHGIARDITHEVERDQRIRMLAEALDRLPDAVCIERDDGSILYSNDAFQELTATRTRSEVTGLQALLAENTSARERRAVRDELVNDGAWRGRTSIPRGDTTVPLEIVARRIELGLHQVTILLARDVTEQVERELQLRRTERLASLGTLVGGVAHELNNPLTAIAGFVELMLAEERSADDRDALETLRRETARVAKIVSDLRLLARESQDVQNRRLQPIDVNDIIQHVLRVRRYALDTSNIEVRANLEKNLPLARGVPSEIEQVVLNLVVNASHALDMSDRQEKVLTINSAATRAGVAFEVIDNGSGIPESVVEHIFDPFFTTKSPGEGTGLGLSLVHSIVSEHGGRISVNSIEGRGSAFSVLLPFAREVDATSTPPQPPAQPPCTQPLRVLIVDDEAAIRLALVRHLERRGHTVETAEDGAAALEQIAASGFDVILSDIRMPGMSGDRLLRELRERGSEEAIRRLVFMTGDPASEAVQQGVEHAIPVLSKPFTLREITEKIEEHAASSRN
- a CDS encoding gamma-glutamyltransferase family protein, whose product is MISVVRKTAWLFVLTACAVPATQRASLDVPPPEAGRVAAGVNGAVSSASPLASEAGIEVLRAGGNAVDAAVATAFAIGVVEPQMSGIGGSGSMLIWRDDVQRAEYLDFYAMQPVERFRGRTGYDGGADLRIVGVPGNVAGLLAAHERFGRLSREQVIGPAIRLAEDGFPVGQILAGFIRSDSAKLARFPEGYRRMYPEGRPLGVGAVLRNPELARALRHIARDGADAFYRGALTADIVRVMNAGRHPVTAADFAEYEPLWKRPLCIDYRGRQVLSAPPPQTGAQVLHTLQLLEAHDIASAGLPTRSARAFDILTSALRVGMADNRGANDDPRWRTLHAGGRITPAFAQQRAALVGAGNAPDTIAPVSAEEYDASVLENGCERFEPYRAVAGAADAPGRQGADRRVDAADAAVVARQPLVADDDAEAAGETTHLSVVDGEGNAVALTQTNSTVFGSGAWVHGFFLNDSGYIFRDEKALEEIPARWRTRTTTIAPTIVMEGDDVDLVIGAPGGGRIPTEIVQTMVYLLDYDMSPLDAVRMPRIYPSSQSTRVQLEHGFAARVLQDAREMGYNPVPPAPGYARLYFVKREDGRWVAVADPRHDGEARAY